One region of Bosea sp. 29B genomic DNA includes:
- a CDS encoding glycosyltransferase family 2 protein: protein MIVTIVTPTLNAVDYLKECIESARRNATRGIEIEHVIVDGGSTDGTVELARSYGLKVMQGKDSGIFDAINKGSFNSSGELLGFLGADDVMLPGAAAAVVDAYRKTRRRWVVGAIRWIDSNGHGLGGLAAPPNWMTPAMLVCLGWNPIMHMATYFSRTFFEELGGFDIAYRDAGDYDMFCRALVKEPYGRITQPIACFRRTGVNNSAIHGSRTAAECAKVYAQHGPSSQAERLFWRVLLKSYFNLGNPDWLLSKVADSTRATLKLQPKAHF, encoded by the coding sequence ATGATCGTGACAATAGTGACCCCGACGCTGAACGCCGTCGACTATCTCAAGGAATGCATCGAATCCGCGCGCCGGAACGCGACGCGCGGGATCGAGATCGAGCACGTCATCGTCGATGGCGGCAGCACCGATGGAACCGTGGAGCTCGCCCGCAGCTACGGACTGAAGGTGATGCAGGGCAAGGACAGCGGCATCTTCGACGCCATCAACAAGGGCTCCTTCAATTCCTCGGGCGAATTGCTGGGCTTCCTGGGCGCCGACGACGTGATGCTCCCGGGCGCGGCGGCGGCTGTCGTCGACGCCTACCGCAAGACCCGCCGGCGCTGGGTGGTCGGCGCGATCCGATGGATCGATTCGAACGGACACGGCCTCGGCGGGCTCGCGGCGCCCCCGAACTGGATGACGCCTGCCATGCTCGTCTGCCTGGGCTGGAATCCGATCATGCACATGGCGACCTATTTCTCCCGGACCTTTTTCGAGGAACTGGGCGGGTTCGACATCGCCTACAGAGATGCCGGCGACTACGACATGTTCTGCCGAGCCCTGGTGAAGGAACCCTATGGCCGGATCACCCAGCCGATCGCCTGCTTCCGACGGACGGGCGTCAACAATAGCGCGATCCATGGCAGCCGCACCGCCGCCGAATGCGCGAAGGTCTACGCCCAGCACGGGCCTTCATCGCAGGCGGAGCGCCTGTTCTGGCGGGTCCTGCTGAAGAGCTATTTCAATCTCGGCAATCCCGATTGGCTGCTGTCGAAGGTGGCCGACTCGACGCGCGCGACGCTGAAGCTTCAGCCGAAGGCGCATTTCTGA